In the Numida meleagris isolate 19003 breed g44 Domestic line chromosome 5, NumMel1.0, whole genome shotgun sequence genome, one interval contains:
- the ACTR3 gene encoding actin-related protein 3: protein MAGRLPACVVDCGTGYTKLGYAGNTEPQFIIPSCIAIKESAKVVDQAQRRVLKGVDDLDFFIGDEAIEKPTYATKWPIRHGIVEDWDLMERFMEQVIFKYLRAEPEDHYFLLTEPPLNTPENREYTAEIMFESFNVPGLYIAVQAVLALAASWTSRQVGERTLTGTVIDSGDGVTHVIPVAEGYVIGSCIKHIPIAGRDITYFIQQLLREREVGIPPEQSLETAKAVKERFSYVCPDLVKEFNKYDTDGTKWIKQYTGINAISKKEFTIDVGYERFLGPEIFFHPEFANPDFTQPISEVVDEVIQNCPIDVRRPLYKNIVLSGGSTMFRDFGRRLQRDLKRTVDARLKLSEELSGGRLKPKPIDVQVITHHMQRYAVWFGGSMLASTPEFYQVCHTKKDYEEIGPSICRHNPVFGVMS, encoded by the exons GTATACGAAGCTCGGATATGCCGGTAACACTGAGCCACAGTTCATTATTCCTTCCT GTATTGCTATCAAAGAATCAGCAAAAGTGGTTGATCAAGCACAAAGAAGGGTTTTGAAAGGTGTTGATGATTTAGACTTCTTTATTGGAGATGAAGCAATAGAAAAACCAACTTATGCAACCAAG TGGCCCATCCGCCATGGTATAGTTGAAGACTGGGACCTGATGGAAAGGTTTATGGAGCAAGTAATCTTTAAGTATTTAAGGGCAGAACCTGAGgaccattattttcttttg ACTGAACCTCCATTAAATACTCCAGAAAATAGAGAATATACTGCTGAAATCATGTTTGAATCTTTCAATGTTCCAGGACTGTATATCGCTGTTCAG GCTGTCCTTGCCTTAGCTGCATCTTGGACGTCAAGACAAGTAGGAGAACGGACACTGACCGGCACAGTTATAGACAGTGGTGATGGTGTCACTCATGTCATTCCTGTG gCTGAAGGATATGTGATTGGCAGCTGTATCAAACACATTCCAATTGCAGGGCGAGATATAACATACTtcattcagcagctgctgagagagCGAGAAGTAGGAATTCCTCCTGAGCAATCCTTGGAAACAGCTAAAGCAGTGAAG GAACGTTTTAGTTACGTTTGCCCTGACTTAGTAAAAGAATTTAACAAGTATGACACAGATGGTACAAAGTGGATTAAACAGTATACTGGAATTAATGCTATCTCAAAGAAAGAATTTACCATTGATGTTGGCTATGAGAGATTCCTGGGGCCAGAGATATTTTTCCATCCTGAG TTTGCTAATCCTGACTTTACGCAACCAATCTCAGAAGTAGTAGATGAAGTAATTCAGAATTGTCCCATTGATGTTAGACGTCCTCTGTATAAG AATATTGTCCTCTCTGGAGGCTCAACCATGTTCAGGGACTTTGGGCGCCGTTTACAGCGAGACTTGAAAAGAACTGTTGATGCCAGACTGAAACTTAGTGAAGAACTTAGTGGTGGCAGACTGAAG cctAAGCCCATTGATGTACAAGTCATTACACACCATATGCAAAGATACGCCGTTTGGTTTGGAGGATCAATGCTGGCTTCTACA CCTGAATTCTACCAAGTATGCCATACCAAAAAAGATTATGAAGAAATTGGTCCTAGCATCTGTCGTCACAACCCAGTGTTTGGAGTTATGTCTTAA